The Microbacterium sp. Nx66 genome contains a region encoding:
- a CDS encoding GntR family transcriptional regulator — translation MVLPVERTSMGDRAYAALLDGIQSGELPAGFVLGEVEQAERLGVSRTPLREALRRLAADGLVVQQSPRVTVVADLDADDIRSLFEIRRALEETSARLAAVRGDADRFAALAAEFAHVDLTRAEGRDAYYALIARFDAALDDAVANDYIAAALRTVRTHLVRVRRMARDKPARLAASAAEHRTIAEALAARDGDLAAHATHVHLHNALTGILDSLPDSEGHS, via the coding sequence ATGGTCCTCCCGGTCGAGCGCACGTCCATGGGTGATCGCGCCTATGCGGCGCTCCTGGACGGCATCCAGTCCGGGGAGCTGCCGGCCGGTTTCGTGCTCGGCGAGGTGGAGCAGGCCGAGCGCCTCGGCGTGAGCCGGACGCCGCTGCGGGAGGCGCTGCGTCGTTTGGCAGCCGACGGTCTGGTCGTGCAGCAGTCGCCCCGCGTCACCGTGGTCGCCGACCTCGACGCCGACGACATCCGGTCCCTGTTCGAGATCCGCCGCGCGCTGGAGGAGACCTCCGCCCGCCTCGCGGCCGTCCGGGGCGACGCCGACCGGTTCGCCGCGCTCGCCGCGGAGTTCGCGCACGTGGACCTCACCAGGGCGGAGGGCCGCGACGCCTACTACGCGCTGATCGCGCGGTTCGATGCGGCCCTCGACGACGCCGTCGCCAACGACTACATCGCCGCGGCGCTGCGCACCGTCCGCACCCACCTCGTGCGCGTGCGGCGCATGGCCCGTGACAAGCCCGCGCGGCTCGCCGCCTCCGCGGCCGAGCACCGCACGATCGCCGAGGCGCTCGCCGCCCGCGACGGCGACCTCGCCGCCCATGCCACGCATGTGCACCTGCACAACGCGCTCACCGGCATCCTCGACTCCCTCCCCGACAGCGAAGGACACTCATGA
- a CDS encoding EamA family transporter yields the protein MSTVADDTISTRASVRLGLPLAIAAAFAFGSSGAWARGLIDAGWTPGAAVTVRVWVAALVLLVPTLLALRGRWRALRQNAGMVAAYGLLAVAATQLCYFQAVAVMDVGIALLIEYTAPVAVLLWLWLRRGERPTRRSVLGAGIAFVGLVLMLDIVTGAQVNVPGVLWALGAMVGAASYFVLSARADTGIPPIALAGSGLLLGAVGLSLAALVGVLPFAWTTADVDYRFGAVPWFVPVLAIGVIATALAYVLGIVSTRMLGSRLASFVALAEVVAALLFGWLLLGQLPGPLQAVGGVLVLTGVVVVKLGEPRPAT from the coding sequence ATGAGCACCGTGGCTGATGACACGATAAGCACACGGGCGAGTGTGCGTCTCGGCCTCCCGCTCGCGATCGCCGCCGCTTTCGCGTTCGGGTCCTCCGGGGCCTGGGCGCGCGGACTCATCGATGCGGGGTGGACGCCGGGTGCCGCCGTCACCGTGCGGGTGTGGGTCGCGGCGCTCGTGCTGCTCGTCCCCACTCTTCTCGCGCTGCGGGGACGGTGGCGTGCGCTCCGGCAGAACGCGGGGATGGTCGCCGCCTATGGCCTGCTCGCCGTCGCAGCCACCCAGCTCTGCTACTTCCAGGCCGTGGCGGTGATGGACGTCGGGATCGCTCTGCTCATCGAGTACACCGCCCCGGTCGCGGTGCTCCTCTGGCTCTGGCTGCGTCGGGGAGAGCGTCCCACGCGGCGCAGCGTCCTCGGTGCCGGCATCGCCTTCGTCGGGCTCGTCCTCATGCTCGACATCGTCACCGGTGCGCAGGTGAACGTGCCCGGGGTGCTCTGGGCGCTCGGTGCGATGGTGGGGGCCGCGAGCTACTTCGTGCTGTCCGCCCGGGCCGACACCGGCATCCCGCCGATCGCGCTCGCGGGGAGCGGGTTGCTGCTCGGTGCCGTCGGCCTGAGTCTCGCCGCGCTCGTCGGGGTGCTGCCCTTCGCGTGGACGACCGCCGACGTCGACTACCGCTTCGGCGCGGTGCCCTGGTTCGTGCCGGTGCTCGCGATCGGCGTGATCGCGACGGCCCTCGCGTATGTGCTCGGCATCGTCTCGACACGGATGCTCGGCTCGCGGCTCGCCTCGTTCGTCGCGCTCGCCGAGGTCGTAGCGGCCCTGCTCTTCGGCTGGCTTCTGCTCGGCCAGCTCCCCGGCCCGCTGCAGGCCGTCGGTGGCGTGCTCGTGCTCACCGGCGTGGTCGTGGTCAAGCTCGGCGAGCCCCGCCCCGCGACCTGA
- a CDS encoding CGNR zinc finger domain-containing protein produces MVFTDDTEDALRAAVWLANSAEEPDTLVDIDDEKTFLQVFPYTGRVDRDAVELDDLRALRPRLRAMLLAPRDEMAGHVNAALAEVRLTPRLIRHDELDWHLHGLADERPLAERVLVETAMALIDVIRTDEGSRLTVCADEACQAIALDLSRNRSKRYCSTSCANRNAVAAYRARRAAR; encoded by the coding sequence ATGGTCTTCACCGATGACACCGAGGACGCACTCCGAGCGGCGGTCTGGCTCGCGAATTCGGCGGAAGAGCCGGACACCCTCGTGGATATCGACGACGAGAAGACCTTCCTCCAGGTGTTCCCGTACACGGGACGGGTCGACAGGGACGCGGTGGAGCTCGACGACCTCCGCGCTCTGCGCCCGCGGCTCCGTGCCATGCTGCTGGCTCCGCGCGACGAGATGGCCGGGCACGTGAACGCCGCTCTCGCGGAGGTGCGTCTGACCCCGCGGCTCATCCGTCACGACGAGCTGGACTGGCACCTGCACGGCCTCGCCGATGAGCGCCCGCTGGCCGAACGCGTGCTCGTGGAGACGGCGATGGCTCTGATCGACGTCATCCGCACGGACGAAGGCTCTCGCCTCACCGTCTGCGCGGACGAGGCCTGCCAGGCGATCGCGCTCGACCTCTCCCGCAACCGCTCCAAACGGTACTGCTCCACGAGCTGCGCCAACCGGAATGCCGTGGCCGCCTACCGCGCTCGTCGCGCCGCCCGCTGA
- a CDS encoding ABC transporter substrate-binding protein translates to MIKARVLPLAGIAAVSALAIAGCSTTAGDDGGDAGGDVTVRMLVNVTPNLTEEFWNDLVAPFEDANPNIDVVIQNPGAEGVEAAVPRLLAAGDAPDVVQSIAPTTKLAPELVDLSQYEWASSGPLADQYSIDGKNYMAGIGVQLQSLFFYNKTAFEEAGITELPTTVDELTDALGKLKDAGWTPVQTGGDWMTSHTLQALGLPTIIADDPEWFQDISAGDVTFSETYGDAVETYADWVSEGYIPGDALGIKYPDAEQAFLSGKTAVYSMGSWFAGTQAKATDSADIGVFRAPAMSADEQPAMGANIASPYSILKASKNQDAAAKLIEFLTTDQTAVSDQLAVDGNFRDGYEYDMTPLGEELLQIVADTPAEAYTPTGGGYGERTLPDGYAGEINTQTQALLGGAPADQVLQAMDDWFAANAG, encoded by the coding sequence ATGATCAAGGCCCGAGTCCTCCCCCTCGCCGGCATCGCGGCGGTATCCGCCCTCGCCATCGCCGGCTGCTCGACCACCGCCGGTGACGACGGCGGCGATGCCGGCGGCGACGTCACCGTCCGCATGCTCGTGAACGTCACCCCGAACCTGACCGAGGAGTTCTGGAACGACCTCGTCGCCCCGTTCGAGGACGCCAACCCGAACATCGACGTCGTCATCCAGAACCCGGGTGCCGAGGGGGTCGAAGCCGCCGTGCCGCGTCTGCTGGCCGCCGGTGACGCTCCCGACGTCGTGCAGTCCATCGCCCCGACGACCAAGCTCGCTCCCGAGCTCGTCGACCTCTCGCAGTACGAATGGGCGTCGTCCGGTCCGCTCGCCGACCAGTACTCGATCGACGGCAAGAACTACATGGCCGGCATCGGCGTGCAGCTGCAGAGCCTCTTCTTCTACAACAAGACCGCCTTCGAGGAGGCCGGGATCACGGAGCTGCCGACGACCGTCGACGAGCTCACGGACGCCCTCGGGAAGCTCAAGGACGCAGGGTGGACCCCCGTCCAGACCGGCGGCGACTGGATGACCAGCCACACGCTGCAGGCGCTCGGACTGCCGACCATCATCGCCGACGACCCGGAGTGGTTCCAGGACATCTCGGCGGGCGACGTCACGTTCAGCGAGACCTACGGCGACGCGGTCGAGACTTACGCGGACTGGGTGTCCGAGGGGTACATCCCCGGCGACGCCCTGGGCATCAAGTACCCGGATGCCGAGCAGGCCTTCCTCTCCGGCAAGACCGCGGTGTACTCGATGGGCAGCTGGTTCGCCGGCACCCAGGCGAAGGCGACGGACTCGGCCGACATCGGCGTCTTCCGCGCCCCCGCGATGAGCGCCGACGAGCAGCCCGCGATGGGCGCCAACATCGCCAGCCCCTACTCGATCCTCAAGGCGAGCAAGAACCAGGATGCCGCGGCGAAGCTCATCGAGTTCCTCACCACCGACCAGACCGCGGTGAGCGACCAGCTCGCTGTCGACGGCAACTTCCGCGACGGCTACGAGTACGACATGACGCCGCTCGGCGAGGAGCTGCTGCAGATCGTCGCCGACACCCCCGCCGAGGCCTACACGCCCACCGGCGGCGGCTACGGCGAGCGCACCCTCCCCGACGGTTACGCGGGTGAGATCAACACCCAGACCCAGGCCCTCCTCGGCGGCGCGCCCGCCGACCAGGTGCTGCAGGCCATGGACGACTGGTTCGCCGCGAACGCCGGCTGA
- a CDS encoding carbohydrate ABC transporter permease yields the protein MTPPTTTAPPPAAATSPTGPSTPMSSTPAPRRRTALQQWRNRIPGILMGGPAVAVFLAMFVIPMILAAVLSFTDWNGYSLNFTFVGWDNYIKAFRSPRSIQAAIFTGIIAVVGTILCNAIGLAIAALISGPGRSNTILRTVFFYPYVISALIIGFLWSAMLSPTGAVNGLLSTLGLPAMPFLTDPTFAKASVIFTIVWSHFGFNMILFLAGIKSVPAEYYEAATVDGASRWQQFRSITLPLIAPVFTVNLVLTLVGLLKAYDVVLSLTDGGPAGSTQTIVYQILKDSFANSALGFGAAQSMILLIVTAVVGLAVTLVRRRAEQKATD from the coding sequence ATGACCCCGCCCACCACGACCGCGCCGCCCCCGGCCGCGGCCACCTCCCCGACAGGACCATCGACGCCGATGAGCTCGACCCCCGCCCCGCGCCGCCGCACCGCGCTGCAGCAGTGGCGGAACCGGATCCCCGGCATCCTCATGGGAGGCCCGGCGGTCGCCGTGTTCCTGGCGATGTTCGTCATACCGATGATCCTCGCGGCGGTGCTCAGCTTCACCGACTGGAACGGGTACAGCCTCAACTTCACCTTCGTCGGCTGGGACAACTACATCAAGGCGTTCCGCAGCCCGCGCTCGATACAGGCCGCGATCTTCACGGGCATCATCGCCGTGGTCGGCACGATCCTCTGCAACGCCATCGGCCTCGCGATCGCCGCCCTCATCTCCGGGCCCGGCCGCTCGAACACGATCCTGCGGACGGTCTTCTTCTACCCGTACGTGATCAGCGCCCTCATCATCGGCTTCCTGTGGTCGGCGATGCTCTCCCCCACCGGCGCCGTCAACGGTCTGCTCAGCACGCTCGGCCTCCCGGCGATGCCGTTCCTCACGGACCCGACCTTCGCCAAGGCGAGCGTGATCTTCACGATCGTGTGGTCGCACTTCGGCTTCAACATGATCCTGTTCCTCGCCGGCATCAAGTCCGTCCCCGCGGAGTACTACGAGGCGGCGACCGTGGACGGCGCCTCGCGGTGGCAGCAGTTCCGGTCCATCACGCTGCCGCTCATCGCGCCGGTCTTCACCGTGAACCTCGTGCTCACCCTCGTCGGGCTCCTCAAGGCGTACGACGTGGTGCTGTCGCTCACCGACGGCGGGCCTGCCGGCTCGACGCAGACCATCGTGTACCAGATCCTCAAGGACTCCTTCGCGAACTCGGCCCTCGGCTTCGGCGCCGCGCAGTCCATGATCCTCCTCATCGTCACCGCGGTCGTCGGCCTCGCCGTCACCCTGGTGCGACGCCGCGCCGAGCAGAAGGCGACCGACTGA
- a CDS encoding carbohydrate ABC transporter permease — protein sequence MKQTRNRPALAVSAIRWIVLGVVAITMLIPMYTMLINAFKPQADIIENPLLITPQMFTFDYLWAAITSSKFNVIAAYGITLLFVVLVNLCCIALAAPVAYVIARGRSKWHLGLLLLFVSGLFIPGQVTLIPVVFVLRVLGLINTIPGFILFETAATLPVTIFLFTAYLRSVPRDIDEAASLDGAGPIRAFWACIFPIMKPVVATVVVLNSIGVWNDFVSPQIILGPSSGIYTVTTGVYAAVGQFSTDYTQVFPTLLLAVLPAMVFFIVMQRHIIGGLVAGATKG from the coding sequence ATGAAGCAGACCCGCAACCGCCCGGCCCTCGCCGTCAGCGCGATCCGGTGGATCGTCCTCGGCGTCGTCGCGATCACGATGCTGATCCCGATGTACACGATGCTGATCAACGCCTTCAAACCGCAGGCCGACATCATCGAGAACCCCCTGCTGATCACTCCGCAGATGTTCACGTTCGACTACCTGTGGGCCGCGATCACGAGCAGCAAGTTCAACGTGATCGCCGCGTACGGCATCACGCTGCTGTTCGTCGTGCTGGTGAACCTGTGCTGCATCGCCCTCGCCGCGCCCGTCGCCTACGTGATCGCGCGCGGACGGTCGAAGTGGCACCTGGGACTCCTGCTGCTCTTCGTCTCCGGGCTCTTCATCCCGGGCCAGGTGACGCTGATCCCTGTGGTCTTCGTGCTGCGGGTGCTCGGGCTCATCAACACGATCCCCGGGTTCATCCTCTTCGAGACCGCGGCGACCCTGCCGGTGACGATCTTCCTGTTCACCGCCTACCTCCGTAGCGTGCCCCGCGACATCGACGAGGCGGCGTCCCTGGACGGCGCCGGTCCCATCCGCGCATTCTGGGCGTGCATCTTCCCGATCATGAAGCCCGTGGTCGCGACGGTCGTGGTGCTCAACTCGATCGGGGTGTGGAACGACTTCGTGAGTCCGCAGATCATCCTCGGGCCGAGCTCCGGGATCTACACCGTGACCACCGGGGTGTATGCGGCGGTCGGACAGTTCTCCACCGACTACACGCAGGTGTTCCCGACCCTCCTGCTGGCCGTGCTGCCCGCGATGGTGTTCTTCATCGTGATGCAGCGCCACATCATCGGCGGCCTGGTCGCCGGAGCGACGAAGGGATGA
- a CDS encoding ribonuclease activity regulator RraA, translating to MSADLIRPDFALPVRGAAYERPSREVVDSFDAISSATACAKLHGLGIRRSYIDGPEPLSLGQRVVGSALTLQFMPQREDMASGDGQEYAERHTALWHVLEAVQPGDVLVIQAYGSRFSGCIGDILARYFARKGGAGIVVDGRIRDAGRIRELGIPVWSTGTTPHYASQSELVPWAYDVPVAVGGALCMPGDLVVADDDGPVVVPQAMAPQVVDDARDHEEWEVFSRRRLDEGARLSDYYPLTPDSREEYEAWRSVQSSVR from the coding sequence ATGAGCGCCGATCTGATCCGACCCGACTTCGCCCTGCCCGTGCGGGGTGCGGCCTACGAGCGACCCTCGCGCGAGGTGGTCGACTCCTTCGACGCGATCTCCTCCGCCACCGCGTGCGCCAAGCTGCACGGGCTCGGGATCCGCCGCAGCTACATCGACGGGCCGGAGCCGCTGAGCCTCGGTCAGCGCGTGGTCGGCTCGGCGCTGACCCTGCAGTTCATGCCGCAGCGCGAGGACATGGCCTCCGGCGACGGTCAGGAGTACGCCGAGCGGCACACCGCCCTGTGGCACGTGCTCGAGGCCGTGCAGCCCGGCGACGTGCTGGTGATCCAGGCCTACGGCAGCCGCTTCTCCGGGTGCATCGGCGACATCCTGGCGCGTTACTTCGCACGCAAGGGCGGGGCGGGGATCGTCGTGGACGGCCGCATCCGCGACGCCGGCCGCATCCGCGAGCTCGGCATCCCGGTGTGGTCGACGGGCACGACCCCGCACTACGCCTCGCAGTCGGAGCTCGTGCCGTGGGCATACGACGTGCCGGTCGCGGTGGGCGGTGCGCTGTGCATGCCGGGCGACCTCGTGGTCGCCGACGACGACGGCCCCGTCGTGGTGCCGCAGGCGATGGCGCCGCAGGTCGTGGACGACGCGCGCGATCATGAGGAGTGGGAGGTGTTCAGCCGCCGCCGCCTCGACGAGGGCGCGCGCCTGAGCGACTACTACCCGCTGACCCCCGACAGCCGCGAGGAGTACGAGGCATGGCGTTCCGTCCAGAGCTCCGTCCGCTGA
- a CDS encoding aldo/keto reductase, whose product MAFRPELRPLNPAVAARDDVGLGCAPIGNLFAPVADADAVATVHAALARDVRFFDTAPLYGSGESERKLGLALRDVPRDDYVIATKVGRVLVDADGRPVSGAASGHDSVVDLSRDGVRRSLDGSLARLGVDRVDVLHLHDPLDVEAAFATALPALVELRDEGVVRAISVGLGRLDPLERYVAEAPLDVVMEAGRLTLLDRTALDRLLPTAAARGIGVLAAAVFNSGILVDPVGSPFFEYKPAPPELRERALRLQAVSATYGVRLADAAVQFPLRHGADAVVVGARTPAEVDAFVDGLDAELPAALWDTLDAEAA is encoded by the coding sequence ATGGCGTTCCGTCCAGAGCTCCGTCCGCTGAACCCCGCCGTCGCCGCGCGCGACGACGTCGGACTCGGTTGCGCGCCGATCGGCAACCTCTTCGCCCCCGTGGCGGACGCCGACGCGGTGGCCACCGTGCATGCGGCGCTCGCCCGGGACGTGCGGTTCTTCGACACCGCGCCCCTGTACGGGTCGGGTGAGAGCGAACGGAAGCTCGGCCTCGCCCTCCGCGACGTCCCGCGCGACGACTACGTGATCGCGACGAAGGTCGGCCGGGTGCTCGTCGATGCGGACGGCCGGCCGGTCTCGGGAGCCGCGAGCGGGCACGACTCGGTCGTCGATCTCAGCAGGGACGGCGTGCGGAGGAGCCTCGACGGCAGCCTCGCCCGGCTGGGCGTCGATCGCGTGGACGTGCTCCATCTGCACGACCCCCTGGACGTGGAGGCGGCGTTCGCGACAGCACTCCCGGCGCTCGTCGAGTTGCGCGACGAAGGAGTGGTGCGCGCGATCAGTGTGGGCCTCGGGCGGCTCGACCCCCTGGAGCGCTACGTCGCCGAGGCGCCGCTCGACGTGGTGATGGAGGCCGGACGACTCACTCTGCTCGACCGCACCGCCCTGGACCGGCTGCTGCCGACCGCGGCGGCCCGCGGCATCGGGGTGCTCGCGGCCGCCGTGTTCAACTCCGGCATCCTCGTCGACCCGGTCGGCTCCCCGTTCTTCGAGTACAAGCCCGCACCCCCGGAGCTCCGGGAGCGGGCGCTGCGGTTGCAGGCCGTGTCCGCGACGTACGGCGTGCGGCTCGCCGACGCCGCGGTGCAGTTCCCGCTGCGGCACGGTGCGGACGCCGTGGTCGTCGGGGCTCGGACGCCCGCGGAGGTGGACGCGTTCGTGGACGGCCTCGATGCCGAGCTGCCCGCCGCGCTGTGGGACACCCTCGACGCGGAGGCCGCGTGA
- a CDS encoding amidohydrolase family protein translates to MRIVDAHVHLWDVDAVPIPWFRDDLGLPRHAAAADLGRELTDAGVSSAIAVQAADSVAEAEWLTATAARDPYLRRVVLQYTPAPGRAAGATAVAFSPAVVGVRAAVPQYAADLSDVDGLDALADHLGATARTLELLIRPEQLPAAAALSRRHPGTAIVLCHLGLGARTADAAWLSALAEAASAPGVSAKVSGLDLAARGADESQELLRSAFTLFGADRLMFGSDWPMSTRTTTYAEVLAATRRALPPLSPSEARAFWSGTADRLSPFTA, encoded by the coding sequence GTGCGGATCGTCGACGCCCACGTGCACCTCTGGGATGTGGACGCCGTGCCGATCCCGTGGTTCCGCGACGATCTCGGACTCCCGCGGCATGCCGCGGCCGCAGACCTCGGGCGGGAGCTGACGGACGCCGGCGTCTCCTCCGCCATCGCCGTGCAAGCAGCGGACTCGGTGGCCGAGGCGGAATGGCTGACGGCGACGGCCGCCCGGGACCCGTACCTGCGGCGCGTGGTGCTGCAGTACACCCCCGCGCCGGGACGGGCCGCCGGCGCCACCGCAGTCGCGTTCTCTCCCGCCGTGGTCGGCGTGCGCGCCGCGGTGCCGCAGTACGCCGCTGACCTGTCCGATGTGGACGGCCTCGACGCCCTCGCCGACCACCTGGGCGCGACCGCCCGCACCCTCGAACTGCTCATCCGCCCGGAGCAGCTTCCCGCCGCGGCCGCCCTCTCCCGACGGCACCCCGGCACCGCGATCGTCCTCTGCCACCTCGGCCTCGGCGCACGGACGGCCGATGCCGCATGGCTCTCCGCCCTCGCCGAGGCCGCGTCGGCTCCGGGAGTGTCGGCGAAGGTCTCCGGGCTCGACCTCGCGGCGCGCGGGGCGGACGAGTCGCAGGAACTGCTGCGCTCCGCATTCACCCTCTTCGGCGCGGACCGGCTGATGTTCGGCAGCGACTGGCCGATGTCCACGCGGACCACGACCTACGCGGAGGTGCTCGCCGCGACCCGGCGGGCCCTTCCTCCCCTGTCCCCTTCCGAAGCTCGAGCATTCTGGTCCGGCACCGCCGACCGCCTCTCCCCCTTCACGGCCTAG
- a CDS encoding GntR family transcriptional regulator — MTDALGTAGLQRGLLSDQIYALIKAMIKDSTLAPGEQLVESQLARQMQVSQAPVRDALKRLAHEGLVSHVRHQGNFVASYSAEEAAQAKVARVELEGLAGRLACGALDPARRAELVGLIAQMHEAAEAEDLARFRELDFTFHRAVIEASGNVYLPRMWDLLEPSLRVMHVLGDPTFTGDWHEVADWHKGLLDTLDDGDEEAASSLFRAHAAGTLLD, encoded by the coding sequence ATGACGGATGCTCTCGGCACGGCCGGACTGCAGCGCGGACTGCTGTCTGATCAGATCTACGCGCTCATCAAGGCGATGATCAAGGACTCCACGCTGGCTCCCGGCGAGCAGCTCGTGGAGTCGCAGCTCGCCCGGCAGATGCAGGTGAGCCAGGCGCCCGTGCGCGACGCCCTCAAGCGGCTCGCCCACGAGGGTCTCGTGTCGCACGTGCGCCATCAGGGCAACTTCGTCGCGAGCTACTCCGCGGAGGAGGCGGCGCAGGCCAAGGTCGCCCGCGTCGAGCTGGAGGGGCTGGCCGGACGGCTGGCCTGCGGAGCGCTCGACCCGGCTCGCCGGGCCGAGCTCGTCGGCCTCATCGCACAGATGCACGAGGCGGCCGAGGCGGAGGACCTCGCCCGGTTCCGCGAGCTCGACTTCACCTTCCACCGTGCGGTGATCGAGGCCAGCGGCAACGTGTACCTCCCCCGCATGTGGGACCTCCTGGAGCCGAGCCTGCGCGTCATGCACGTGCTCGGCGACCCCACCTTCACGGGGGACTGGCACGAGGTCGCGGATTGGCACAAGGGCCTGCTCGACACGCTGGACGACGGTGATGAAGAGGCCGCGTCCTCCCTGTTCCGCGCCCACGCCGCCGGCACCCTCCTCGACTGA
- a CDS encoding SGNH/GDSL hydrolase family protein: MRVTFIGDSITDAGRDRSDPGSFGDGYVSLLAPELQAAGATVRNLGIAGDRARDLAARWDAELLPTAPELLTVYVGVNDMWRRFDSDDPTPAEDFEATLGDLLGRAVAAHAPRLILMEPYFLPVTEEQRAWLDDLDGKRAAVRALAAEHGAAFVPLHDVFTAAAEEHPVVELAPDGVHPTPRGSALIADAWRTAASISDSR, from the coding sequence ATGCGGGTGACCTTCATCGGAGACTCGATCACCGACGCGGGGCGCGATCGCTCCGACCCCGGGTCCTTCGGCGATGGCTACGTGTCGCTCCTCGCGCCCGAGCTGCAGGCGGCGGGAGCCACGGTCCGCAACCTCGGGATCGCCGGGGACCGCGCCCGCGACCTCGCCGCCCGGTGGGACGCGGAGCTGCTGCCGACGGCGCCGGAGCTGCTGACCGTGTACGTCGGCGTGAACGACATGTGGCGGCGGTTCGACAGCGACGACCCGACCCCGGCCGAGGACTTCGAGGCGACGCTCGGCGACCTCCTCGGCCGCGCGGTGGCGGCGCACGCCCCGCGGCTGATCCTCATGGAGCCGTACTTCCTCCCGGTGACGGAGGAGCAGCGCGCATGGCTCGACGACCTCGACGGGAAACGGGCGGCGGTGCGGGCTCTCGCCGCGGAACACGGGGCGGCGTTCGTGCCGCTGCACGATGTCTTCACGGCGGCCGCGGAGGAGCATCCGGTCGTCGAGCTCGCGCCGGACGGGGTGCACCCGACGCCCCGCGGATCCGCCCTCATCGCGGATGCCTGGCGCACGGCCGCGTCCATTAGCGATAGTCGATAA